One stretch of Vulpes lagopus strain Blue_001 chromosome 12, ASM1834538v1, whole genome shotgun sequence DNA includes these proteins:
- the HIC1 gene encoding hypermethylated in cancer 1 protein, translating into MLDTMEAPGHSRQLLLQLNNQRTKGFLCDVIIVVQNALFRAHKNVLAASSAYLKSLVVHDNLLNLDHDMVSPAVFRLVLDFIYTGRLADGAEAAAAAAVAPGAEPSLGAVLAAASYLQIPDLVALCKKRLKRHGKYCHLRGGGGGGGGYAPYGRPGRGLRAATPVIQACYSSPAGPPPPPSGEPSSGPEAAVNTHCAELYASGPGPASALCAPERRCSPLCGLDLSKKSPPGSAPPERPPGERDLPSRPDSPPSAGPAAYKEPQLALPPLPPLPFQKLEEAVPPPDPFRGGGGSPGPEPPGRPDGPSLLYRWMKHEPGLGSYGDELGRERGSPSERCEERGGDPAASPGVPPLGLAPPRYQGSLDGPGAGGDGDDYKSSSEETGSSEDPSPPGGHLEGYPCPHLAYGEPESFGDNLYVCIPCGKGFPSSEQLNAHVEAHVEEEEALYGRAEAAEVAAGAAGLGPPFGGSGDKVAGAPGGLGELLRPYRCASCDKSYKDPATLRQHEKTHWLTRPYPCTICGKKFTQRGTMTRHMRSHLGLKPFACDACGMRFTRQYRLTEHMRIHSGEKPYECQVCGGKFAQQRNLISHMKMHAVGGAAGAAGALAGLGGLPGVPGPDGKGKLDFPEGVFAVARLTAEQLSLKQQDKAAAAELLAQTTHFLHDPKVALESLYPLAKFTAELGLSPDKAAEVLSQGAHLAAGPDGRTIDRFSPT; encoded by the coding sequence ATGCTGGACACGATGGAGGCGCCGGGCCACTCGAGGCAGCTGCTGCTGCAGCTCAACAACCAGCGCACCAAGGGGTTCTTGTGCGACGTGATCATCGTGGTGCAGAACGCCCTCTTCCGCGCGCACAAGAACGTGCTGGCGGCCAGCAGCGCCTACCTCAAGTCCTTGGTGGTGCATGACAACCTGCTCAACCTGGACCATGACATGGTGAGCCCGGCGGTGTTCCGCCTGGTGCTGGACTTCATCTACACCGGCCGCCTGGCTGATGGcgcagaggcggcggcggcggcggccgtggCCCCGGGGGCCGAGCCGAGCCTGGGCGCCGTGCTGGCCGCCGCCAGCTACCTGCAGATCCCCGACCTCGTGGCGCTGTGTAAGAAGCGCCTCAAGCGCCACGGCAAGTACTGCCACctgcggggcggcggcggcggcggcggcggctacGCACCCTAcgggaggccgggccggggcctTCGGGCCGCCACGCCCGTCATCCAGGCTTGCTACTCGTCCCCGGCTGGGCCTCCGCCGCCGCCCTCGGGCGAGCCGTCTTCGGGCCCCGAGGCCGCCGTGAACACTCACTGCGCGGAGCTGTACGCCTCgggccccggcccggcctccgCGCTCTGCGCCCCGGAGCGCCGCTGCTCCCCGCTCTGCGGCCTGGACCTGTCCAAGAAGAGCCCGCCGGGCTCCGCGCCTCCTGAGCGGCCGCCGGGCGAGCGCGACCTGCCCTCGCGCCCAGACAGCCCTCCCAGTGCCGGCCCCGCCGCCTACAAGGAGCCACAGCTCGCcctgccgccgctgccgccgctgcccTTCCAGAAGCTGGAGGAGGCCGTGCCGCCGCCGGACCCGttccgcggcggcggcggcagcccGGGACCCgagcccccgggccgccccgACGGGCCCAGCCTCCTCTACCGCTGGATGAAGCACGAGCCAGGCCTGGGCAGTTACGGCGACGAGCTGGGCCGGGAGCGCGGCTCCCCCAGCGAGCGCTGTGAGGAGCGCGGCGGGGACCCAGCCGCCTCGCCCGGGGTACCCCCGCTGGGCCTGGCGCCGCCGCGCTACCAGGGCAGCCTGGAcgggccgggcgcgggcggcgACGGCGACGACTACAAGAGCAGCAGCGAGGAGACAGGCAGCAGCGAGGACCCCAGCCCTCCAGGCGGCCACCTCGAGGGCTACCCGTGCCCGCACCTGGCTTACGGCGAGCCCGAGAGCTTCGGCGACAACCTGTACGTGTGCATCCCGTGCGGCAAGGGCTTCCCCAGCTCGGAGCAGCTGAATGCACACGTGGAAGCTCacgtggaggaggaggaggcgctGTATGGCAGGGCCGAGGCGGCCGAGGTAGCCGCGGGGGCCGCCGGCTTGGGGCCCCCTTTTGGAGGCAGTGGGGACAAGGTCGCTGGGGCTCCGGGCGGCCTGGGCGAGCTGCTGCGGCCGTACCGCTGCGCGTCGTGCGACAAGAGCTACAAGGACCCGGCCACGCTGCGGCAGCACGAGAAGACGCACTGGCTGACCCGGCCCTATCCGTGCACCATCTGCGGGAAGAAGTTCACGCAGCGCGGAACCATGACGCGCCACATGCGCAGCCACCTGGGTCTCAAGCCCTTCGCGTGCGACGCGTGCGGCATGCGCTTCACGCGCCAGTACCGCCTCACCGAGCACATGCGCATACACTCGGGCGAGAAGCCCTACGAGTGCCAGGTGTGCGGCGGCAAGTTCGCGCAGCAACGCAACCTCATCAGCCACATGAAGATGCACGCCGTGGGTGGCGCGGCAGGCGCAGCTGGGGCTctggcggggctgggggggctaCCCGGCGTCCCCGGCCCCGACGGCAAGGGCAAGCTCGACTTCCCCGAGGGCGTCTTTGCTGTGGCCCGACTCACGGCAGAACAGCTGAGCCTGAAGCAGCAGGACAAGGCAGCCGCGGCCGAGCTGCTGGCGCAGACCACGCACTTCCTGCACGACCCCAAGGTGGCGCTCGAGAGCCTCTACCCGCTGGCCAAGTTCACCGCGGAGCTGGGCCTCAGCCCGGACAAGGCGGCCGAGGTGCTGAGCCAGGGAGCGCACCTGGCCGCGGGACCCGACGGCCGGACCATCGACCGTTTTTCCCCCACCTAG
- the OVCA2 gene encoding esterase OVCA2, with amino-acid sequence MGTPARPEARLRGGAIWSRPPYFRLPLGERLLPVRGALPGEMAAEQPLRVLALAGFRQSERGFREKTGALRKALRGRAELVCLSGPHLVSGAVGSEGAGPDSEPCLPPEEQPRGWWFSEQEADVFNALSQPTVCRGLEEALGTVAQALKRLGPFDGLLGFSQGAALAALVCALGQAGDARFPLPKFIILVSGFCPRGLGPEESVLQGPLSLPSLHVFGDTDCVIPSQESMQLASRFTGAITLTHPGGHFIPVAAAQRQAYLNFLDQLTE; translated from the exons ATGGGAACACCTGCTCGCCCTGAGGCCCGCCTTCGGGGTGGTGCCATTTGGTCCCGCCCCCCGTACTTTCGACTTCCGCTCGGGGAACGGCTGCTTCCGGTCCGGGGCGCGTTGCCCGGCGAGATGGCGGCTGAGCAGCCCCTGCGGGTGTTGGCCCTGGCCGGCTTCCGGCAGAGCGAGCGGGGCTTCCGCGAGAAGACTGGAGCGCTGAGGAAGGCGCTGCGGGGCCGCGCCGAGCTCGTGTGCCTCAGCGGCCCGCACCTGGTCTCGGGTGCCGTGGGCTCCGAGGGCGCCGGGCCGGACTCCG AGCCCTGCCTTCCGCCGGAGGAGCAGCCTCGAGGCTGGTGGTTTTCAGAACAGGAGGCAGACGTTTTCAACGCCCTGAGCCAGCCCACGGTATGCAGAGGTCTGGAGGAAGCCTTGGGAACCGTGGCACAGGCACTGAAGAGACTGGGGCCTTTTGACGGGCTCCTTGGTTTCAGCCAGGGAGCCGCGTTAGCAGCCCTTGTGTGTGCCCTTGGCCAGGCAGGCGATGCCCGCTTCCCCTTGCCAAAGTTTATCATCCTGGTATCTGGTTTCTGCCCCCGAGGCCTTGGACCCGAGGAATCCGTCCTGCAGGGCCCCTTGTCACTGCCGTCACTCCATGTTTTTGGAGACACTGACTGCGTCATCCCCTCTCAGGAAAGTATGCAGCTGGCTAGCCGATTCACTGGAGCCATCACACTCACCCACCCTGGTGGTCACTTCATTCCAGTAGCTGCAGCCCAGCGCCAGGCCTACCTCAATTTCTTGGACCAGTTAACAGAGTGA
- the DPH1 gene encoding 2-(3-amino-3-carboxypropyl)histidine synthase subunit 1 isoform X1, with protein MGKERAGRVAAACPQAGPQGVPSGTRQVASFTRLSLSTPLTPGRTPRGRLANQIPPEILNNPQLQAAIQVLPSNYNFEIPKTIWRIQQAQAKKVALQMPEGLLLFACTIVDILERFTEAEAMVMGDVTYGACCVDDFTARALGADFLVHYGHSCLVPMDTSAQDFRVLYVFVDIRIDTAHLLDSLRLTIPPASSLALVSTIQFVSTLQAAAQELKAEYRVSVPQCKPLSPGEILGCTAPHLPKEVEAVVYLGDGRFHLESVMIANPSVPAYRYDPYSKVLSREHYDHQRMQANRQEAIATARSAKSWGLILGTLGRQGSPKILEHLESRLQALGLTFVRLLLSEIFPSKLSLLPQVDVWVQIACPRLSIDWGTAFPKPLLTPYEAVVALRDISWQQPYPMDFYAGSSLGPWTVNHGRNRPPQTPRRPELEKEESTCHSPVAACDGCNCGDEKGAPRAQ; from the exons ATGGGGAAGGAAAGAGCCGGGCGCGTTGCAGCGGCCTGTCCACAAGCGGGCCCCCAGGGAGTGCCCTCAGGAACGAGGCAGGTGGCCTCATTCACCAGGCTCTCACTGAGCACTCCCTTAACGCCAG GTCGAACCCCTCGGGGCCGCTTAGCCAATCAGATTCCCCCCGAGATCCTGAACAACCCCCAGCTGCAGGCAGCCATTCAAGTCCTGCCTTCCAACTATAACTTTGAGATTCCCAAGACCATCTGGAGGATTCAACAGGCCCAGGCCAAGAAGG TGGCCTTGCAAATGCCTGAAGGCCTTCTCCTTTTTGCCTGCACCATCGTGGATATTTTGGAAAG GTTCACAGAGGCTGAAGCAATGGTGATGGGTGATGTGACGTATGGGGCTTGCTGTGTGGATGACTTTACTGCAAGGGCCCTGGGAGCGGACTTCCTGGTGCACTATGGCCACAGCTGCCTGG TTCCCATGGATACCTCAGCCCAAGACTTCCGGGTGCTGTATGTCTTTGTGGACATCCGGATAGATACTGCCCACCTCCTGGACTCTCTCCGCCTCACCATTCCCCCAGCCAGCTCCCTTGCCCTGGTCAGCACCATTCAGTTTGTGTCGACCTTGCAG GCAGCTGCCCAGGAGCTAAAAGCTGAGTACCGTGTGAGTGTCCCGCAGTGCAAGCCCTTGTCTCCTGGGGAGATTCTGGGCTGCACGGCCCCCCATCTGCCCAAAGAGGTGGAAGCTGTTGT ATATCTTGGAGATGGCCGCTTCCATCTGGAGTCTGTCATGATTGCCAACCCCAGTGTCCCTGCTTACCG ATATGACCCATACAGCAAAGTCCTGTCCAGAGAACATTATGACCACCAGCGCATGCAGGCCAACCGCCAAGAAGCCATAGCCACAGCCCGCTCAGCCAAATCCTGGGGCCTTATCCTAGGCACTTTGGGCCGCCAGGGCAGCCCCAagattctggag CACCTGGAATCTCGTCTCCAAGCCTTGGGACTTACCTTTGTGAGGCTGCTGCTGTCTGAGATCTTCCCCAGCAAGCTTAGCCTACTTCCTCAAGTGGATGT GTGGGTGCAGATAGCATGTCCACGCCTTTCCATTGACTGGGGCACAGCCTTCCCCAAGCCGCTGCTGACACCCTATGAG GCAGTGGTGGCCCTGAGGGACATTTCCTGGCAGCAGCCCTACCCTATGGACTTCTATGCTGGCAGCTCCTTGGGGCCATGGACAGTGAACCACGGACGGAACCGGCCCCCCCAGACCCCCAGGCGGCCCGAGCTGGAGAAG GAGGAGTCCACGTGCCACTCTCCAGTCGCGGCTTGCGACGGTTGCAACTGCGGAGACGAAAAGGGAGCGCCGCGGGCTCAGTGA
- the DPH1 gene encoding 2-(3-amino-3-carboxypropyl)histidine synthase subunit 1 isoform X2, translated as MMAALAASAAAGPGSRSGTSQGRTPRGRLANQIPPEILNNPQLQAAIQVLPSNYNFEIPKTIWRIQQAQAKKVALQMPEGLLLFACTIVDILERFTEAEAMVMGDVTYGACCVDDFTARALGADFLVHYGHSCLVPMDTSAQDFRVLYVFVDIRIDTAHLLDSLRLTIPPASSLALVSTIQFVSTLQAAAQELKAEYRVSVPQCKPLSPGEILGCTAPHLPKEVEAVVYLGDGRFHLESVMIANPSVPAYRYDPYSKVLSREHYDHQRMQANRQEAIATARSAKSWGLILGTLGRQGSPKILEHLESRLQALGLTFVRLLLSEIFPSKLSLLPQVDVWVQIACPRLSIDWGTAFPKPLLTPYEAVVALRDISWQQPYPMDFYAGSSLGPWTVNHGRNRPPQTPRRPELEKEESTCHSPVAACDGCNCGDEKGAPRAQ; from the exons ATGATGGCGGCGCTGGCGGCGTCGGCGGCAGCGGGGCCGGGCAGCCGAAGCGGCACCAGTCAAG GTCGAACCCCTCGGGGCCGCTTAGCCAATCAGATTCCCCCCGAGATCCTGAACAACCCCCAGCTGCAGGCAGCCATTCAAGTCCTGCCTTCCAACTATAACTTTGAGATTCCCAAGACCATCTGGAGGATTCAACAGGCCCAGGCCAAGAAGG TGGCCTTGCAAATGCCTGAAGGCCTTCTCCTTTTTGCCTGCACCATCGTGGATATTTTGGAAAG GTTCACAGAGGCTGAAGCAATGGTGATGGGTGATGTGACGTATGGGGCTTGCTGTGTGGATGACTTTACTGCAAGGGCCCTGGGAGCGGACTTCCTGGTGCACTATGGCCACAGCTGCCTGG TTCCCATGGATACCTCAGCCCAAGACTTCCGGGTGCTGTATGTCTTTGTGGACATCCGGATAGATACTGCCCACCTCCTGGACTCTCTCCGCCTCACCATTCCCCCAGCCAGCTCCCTTGCCCTGGTCAGCACCATTCAGTTTGTGTCGACCTTGCAG GCAGCTGCCCAGGAGCTAAAAGCTGAGTACCGTGTGAGTGTCCCGCAGTGCAAGCCCTTGTCTCCTGGGGAGATTCTGGGCTGCACGGCCCCCCATCTGCCCAAAGAGGTGGAAGCTGTTGT ATATCTTGGAGATGGCCGCTTCCATCTGGAGTCTGTCATGATTGCCAACCCCAGTGTCCCTGCTTACCG ATATGACCCATACAGCAAAGTCCTGTCCAGAGAACATTATGACCACCAGCGCATGCAGGCCAACCGCCAAGAAGCCATAGCCACAGCCCGCTCAGCCAAATCCTGGGGCCTTATCCTAGGCACTTTGGGCCGCCAGGGCAGCCCCAagattctggag CACCTGGAATCTCGTCTCCAAGCCTTGGGACTTACCTTTGTGAGGCTGCTGCTGTCTGAGATCTTCCCCAGCAAGCTTAGCCTACTTCCTCAAGTGGATGT GTGGGTGCAGATAGCATGTCCACGCCTTTCCATTGACTGGGGCACAGCCTTCCCCAAGCCGCTGCTGACACCCTATGAG GCAGTGGTGGCCCTGAGGGACATTTCCTGGCAGCAGCCCTACCCTATGGACTTCTATGCTGGCAGCTCCTTGGGGCCATGGACAGTGAACCACGGACGGAACCGGCCCCCCCAGACCCCCAGGCGGCCCGAGCTGGAGAAG GAGGAGTCCACGTGCCACTCTCCAGTCGCGGCTTGCGACGGTTGCAACTGCGGAGACGAAAAGGGAGCGCCGCGGGCTCAGTGA